The following proteins come from a genomic window of Natrinema saccharevitans:
- a CDS encoding A24 family peptidase: MTLAGTVATWPDLLRLVAVPVFAWTAYRDIESRRVSSTVWIPLSVLGTVLLVWDGWLAWTAGGTAWTYDFLVPTAISLGLVVPIAYLFWWVGGFGGADAKALLVLAVLFPMFPEYALGAATLPLEPTRIGAFSFTILTNAVLVAVALPVALAIRNAAAGRIAPVMFVGWPVSWDRIPETHGRLLETPTGLSRGGLDLDALRMYLRWRGLSLAELREAPERYRDPATLPNEPNPPTDGAVTADVDLRGDGGTLEGAEAETAATAASDARGAPAVDDPWGAEAFLDDIEGSAYGTTPETLREGLEVLSENETVWISPGTPFLVPIFAGLVIALVYGDLLLGTLL, encoded by the coding sequence GTGACACTCGCTGGTACCGTGGCGACGTGGCCGGACCTCCTTCGACTCGTCGCCGTCCCCGTCTTCGCCTGGACGGCCTACCGCGACATCGAGTCCAGGCGCGTCTCGAGTACCGTCTGGATCCCCCTCTCGGTACTCGGAACCGTCCTACTCGTCTGGGACGGCTGGCTCGCTTGGACCGCCGGCGGGACCGCCTGGACCTACGATTTCCTCGTCCCGACGGCGATCAGCCTGGGACTGGTCGTCCCCATCGCCTACCTGTTCTGGTGGGTCGGCGGCTTCGGCGGAGCCGACGCGAAGGCCCTGCTCGTTCTCGCCGTATTGTTCCCGATGTTCCCCGAGTACGCGCTGGGAGCGGCGACGCTGCCGCTCGAGCCGACCCGGATCGGTGCTTTCTCGTTCACGATCCTGACCAACGCCGTCCTCGTCGCGGTCGCGCTCCCGGTCGCGCTGGCGATCCGCAACGCCGCCGCGGGTCGGATCGCGCCGGTGATGTTCGTCGGCTGGCCGGTCTCGTGGGACCGGATCCCGGAGACCCACGGCCGCCTGCTCGAGACGCCGACGGGGCTCTCGCGGGGCGGCCTCGACCTCGATGCCCTGCGGATGTACCTGCGCTGGCGCGGGCTCTCACTGGCCGAGCTACGTGAGGCCCCCGAGCGGTACCGCGACCCCGCGACCCTCCCGAACGAGCCGAATCCGCCGACCGACGGCGCGGTCACCGCGGACGTCGACCTCCGGGGCGACGGCGGGACGCTCGAGGGGGCCGAGGCCGAGACGGCCGCGACCGCGGCGTCCGACGCGCGGGGAGCGCCCGCGGTCGACGATCCGTGGGGTGCCGAGGCGTTCCTGGACGACATCGAGGGATCGGCCTACGGCACGACGCCCGAGACACTCCGGGAGGGACTCGAGGTGCTTTCCGAGAACGAGACGGTCTGGATATCGCCGGGAACGCCGTTCCTGGTGCCGATCTTCGCCGGACTGGTGATCGCGCTGGTCTACGGCGACCTCCTGCTCGGGACCCTACTCTAG
- a CDS encoding SLC13 family permease, translating to MPLVAFDSLVQTTSTQPEITADMLVVFGVVVLALVFFLTERLPIDVTAILLIVVLVVLEPWTGVDAETGISGFANEATITVLAMLILSGGISRTGLVQALGRRMAAFAGDSLRKQLFATVAATGPVSGFLNNTPVVALLVPVVTDIANRGNTSPSKLLIPLSYASQIGGMLTLIGTSTNILASDVSARLGSRYPELHRFSMFEFTKLGVIVLLVGSLYLIFVSHYLLPARIPPRADYLETYDVEDYVADIAVVPGSSLAGRTVREATAALGASIDVVQVVHDEGRSVAPRQATRLTEGDVLVVRTDRDAIATLEAVDGIEPVGRPTAVDDLAIPADAGVITELVVSLDSRLVGERLDPEAFREEFNAAVLGLRHRGELVGDRIVGTRLDVGDTLLVQAPPDTLDRLARRDDVIVAREPPRPEYRADKAPIAVAIMIGVVAVAALEIYPILVAALAGVVAMVVTGVLEPNELYDAVEWDIIFLLAGVIPLGIALEETGGAAYLAWLVVQSAGFLPTLVVLWLFYVLTGLLTEVISNNASVVLLIPVAAAAATGIGANPFAFVLAVTFAASTAFLGPIGYQTNLFVYGPGGYRFSDYARVGAPLQLLLSIVTVLGIAFFWGV from the coding sequence ATGCCGCTGGTGGCGTTCGATTCGCTCGTCCAAACGACGTCCACGCAGCCCGAGATAACGGCGGACATGCTCGTGGTCTTCGGCGTCGTCGTCCTCGCGCTCGTGTTCTTTCTCACCGAGCGGTTGCCGATCGACGTGACCGCGATCCTGTTGATCGTGGTGCTGGTCGTCCTCGAGCCCTGGACGGGCGTCGACGCCGAGACCGGTATCTCGGGGTTTGCGAACGAGGCGACGATCACCGTGTTGGCCATGCTCATCTTGAGCGGTGGCATCAGCCGAACCGGACTCGTCCAAGCACTCGGACGGCGGATGGCCGCGTTCGCGGGCGATAGCCTCCGCAAGCAACTGTTCGCGACCGTCGCTGCGACCGGCCCGGTGTCGGGATTTTTGAACAACACGCCAGTGGTCGCACTGCTCGTCCCGGTGGTCACCGACATCGCGAACCGTGGGAACACGTCGCCGTCGAAGCTCCTCATCCCGCTGTCGTACGCCTCACAGATCGGCGGGATGCTCACGCTGATCGGCACCTCGACGAATATCCTCGCGAGCGATGTCAGCGCCCGGCTGGGATCCCGGTATCCCGAACTCCACCGATTCTCGATGTTCGAGTTTACGAAACTCGGCGTCATCGTCCTCCTCGTCGGGTCGCTGTATCTGATCTTCGTCAGTCACTACCTACTCCCCGCACGCATCCCGCCGCGGGCGGATTACCTCGAGACATACGATGTCGAAGACTACGTCGCCGACATCGCCGTCGTGCCGGGGTCCTCGCTCGCCGGTCGAACCGTTCGCGAGGCGACCGCGGCGCTCGGCGCCAGCATCGATGTCGTTCAGGTCGTCCACGACGAGGGCCGATCGGTCGCGCCCCGGCAGGCGACGCGACTGACCGAAGGTGACGTACTCGTCGTCCGGACCGATCGCGACGCCATCGCGACGCTCGAGGCCGTCGACGGGATCGAACCGGTCGGTCGTCCGACCGCCGTCGACGACCTCGCGATCCCGGCCGACGCGGGCGTCATTACGGAACTGGTCGTCTCGCTTGACTCGCGGCTCGTCGGCGAACGGCTCGACCCCGAGGCCTTCCGCGAGGAGTTCAACGCGGCGGTCCTCGGGCTTCGCCACCGGGGCGAACTCGTCGGCGACCGCATCGTCGGCACGCGCCTCGACGTCGGTGATACCCTGCTCGTTCAGGCGCCGCCGGACACGCTCGACCGACTCGCCCGCCGCGACGACGTGATCGTCGCGCGCGAGCCGCCCCGACCCGAGTACCGTGCGGATAAGGCACCGATCGCCGTCGCCATCATGATCGGCGTCGTCGCCGTCGCCGCCCTCGAGATCTATCCGATCCTCGTCGCCGCACTCGCGGGCGTCGTCGCGATGGTCGTCACCGGCGTCTTGGAGCCCAACGAACTCTACGACGCCGTCGAGTGGGACATCATCTTCCTGCTGGCCGGCGTGATCCCGCTCGGCATCGCCCTCGAGGAGACCGGCGGCGCAGCGTATCTCGCCTGGCTGGTCGTCCAATCGGCGGGGTTCCTGCCGACACTCGTCGTCCTGTGGCTGTTCTACGTTCTGACTGGCCTGCTCACGGAGGTCATCAGCAACAACGCGAGCGTCGTCTTACTGATCCCGGTCGCGGCGGCCGCGGCGACGGGAATCGGCGCGAACCCGTTCGCGTTCGTGCTAGCGGTGACCTTCGCCGCGAGTACCGCCTTCCTCGGCCCGATCGGCTACCAGACGAACCTCTTCGTCTACGGACCGGGCGGCTATCGCTTCAGCGATTACGCGCGAGTCGGCGCGCCGCTGCAGTTGCTGCTGTCGATCGTCACCGTGCTTGGCATCGCGTTCTTCTGGGGCGTCTGA
- a CDS encoding uracil-DNA glycosylase, whose amino-acid sequence MPASDSETDADDGSATGDDPPLPTDRNVLEPDCTRCPRLAESRECISWGTGPPDASVVVVGEAPGYGNPEADRWRGGNWTGKAYTSRHSGRRIRRILAEVGYGDDAYYTNAVKCFPADADDPTTNREPTPEERAACRSHLLTELEEIDPIVVLATGKHATKTVLAAEGRDLGGFLDSVLEPVRCDELDVWLVPVLHPSYQDVWIGRLGDEPAEYLGAIGETLDDLCRGPARGDGE is encoded by the coding sequence GTGCCCGCGTCCGATTCCGAGACCGACGCCGACGACGGTTCGGCGACCGGCGACGACCCTCCCCTCCCGACCGACCGCAACGTCCTCGAGCCCGACTGCACGCGCTGTCCTCGACTGGCCGAGTCCCGCGAGTGCATCTCGTGGGGGACCGGCCCGCCCGACGCGAGCGTCGTGGTCGTCGGCGAGGCCCCCGGCTACGGGAACCCCGAGGCGGACCGCTGGCGGGGCGGTAACTGGACCGGCAAGGCCTACACCTCGAGACACTCCGGTCGCCGAATCCGGCGCATACTCGCCGAGGTCGGCTACGGCGACGACGCCTACTACACGAACGCGGTGAAGTGTTTTCCTGCGGACGCCGACGACCCGACCACGAACCGCGAGCCGACGCCCGAGGAGCGCGCGGCCTGTCGATCGCACCTACTGACCGAACTCGAGGAGATCGATCCGATAGTCGTTCTGGCGACCGGCAAACACGCGACGAAGACGGTACTCGCGGCCGAGGGGCGAGACCTCGGGGGCTTTCTCGACAGCGTCCTCGAGCCGGTCCGATGCGACGAGCTGGACGTGTGGCTCGTTCCGGTTCTACATCCCTCGTATCAGGACGTGTGGATCGGCCGGTTGGGAGACGAACCCGCGGAGTACCTCGGCGCGATCGGCGAAACGCTCGACGACCTGTGTCGCGGCCCGGCCCGCGGTGACGGCGAGTAA
- a CDS encoding inorganic phosphate transporter has protein sequence MPEVLLIVGLLVAVFVGFNIGGSTTGPAFGPAVGANVITKVMAAGLMSIFFFVGAYTIGPQVVTTLGEELVTDTSIFTLRSNVAVLFFIGGALFVGNYAGVPASTSMTAVGAIAALGMATGELNWDVLGEIVVWWIVAPILGFWVAGVVGRYFYPRINAWIAIESKEGGRPMVSIDRSGLVPRLQFGADADRREITGALTVVAIGCLMGFSSGTSNIANAIAPIYGTGDVDMVPLILIGSAAVAVGCFTIARRTLDTLGNDITNLPLTAAIVVAVISSGIVIGLSSIGVPASFVVIATMSIVGLGWGRATRTTTLSDAARGEETRVSVGALTAEEEGERSPEIGEEDVEDIPKASDLFDPSTTARVILMQNVVPAISTVGAYFTFRFVPIFGF, from the coding sequence GTGCCGGAAGTACTGCTTATCGTGGGGCTCCTCGTCGCCGTCTTCGTCGGATTCAACATCGGTGGTTCGACGACCGGCCCCGCGTTCGGACCGGCCGTCGGCGCGAACGTGATCACCAAGGTGATGGCCGCCGGCCTGATGTCGATCTTCTTCTTCGTCGGGGCCTACACCATCGGCCCGCAGGTCGTCACGACGCTCGGCGAAGAACTCGTTACCGACACCTCGATCTTCACGCTGCGCTCGAACGTCGCCGTCCTCTTTTTTATCGGCGGCGCGCTGTTCGTCGGCAACTACGCCGGCGTCCCCGCATCGACGTCGATGACCGCGGTCGGTGCCATCGCCGCGCTGGGGATGGCGACCGGCGAACTCAACTGGGACGTTCTCGGGGAGATCGTCGTCTGGTGGATCGTCGCGCCGATCCTCGGGTTCTGGGTCGCCGGCGTCGTCGGCCGGTACTTCTACCCGCGGATCAACGCCTGGATCGCCATCGAATCGAAAGAGGGGGGTCGACCGATGGTCTCGATCGACCGGTCCGGACTCGTCCCGCGACTCCAGTTCGGCGCCGACGCCGACCGCCGGGAGATCACGGGGGCGTTGACCGTCGTCGCGATCGGCTGTCTCATGGGCTTTTCCTCGGGGACGAGCAACATCGCAAACGCGATCGCGCCGATCTACGGCACCGGCGACGTCGACATGGTGCCGCTGATCCTGATCGGCTCGGCGGCGGTCGCGGTCGGCTGTTTCACGATCGCCCGCCGGACGCTCGACACGCTGGGCAACGACATCACGAACCTGCCGCTGACGGCGGCGATCGTCGTCGCGGTCATCAGTTCGGGGATCGTCATCGGGCTGTCGTCGATCGGCGTCCCCGCCAGCTTCGTCGTCATCGCGACGATGAGCATCGTCGGGCTGGGCTGGGGTCGGGCCACCCGGACGACGACGCTGTCCGACGCCGCCCGCGGCGAGGAGACCCGGGTCTCGGTCGGCGCGCTGACCGCCGAGGAGGAGGGCGAACGCTCCCCCGAAATCGGCGAGGAAGACGTCGAGGACATCCCCAAGGCCTCGGACCTGTTCGATCCCTCGACGACCGCTCGAGTCATTCTGATGCAGAACGTCGTCCCGGCCATCTCGACGGTCGGGGCCTACTTCACCTTCCGATTCGTCCCGATCTTCGGGTTCTGA
- a CDS encoding inorganic phosphate transporter, with protein MVSALLLVGILVAVFVGYNVGGATTGPAFGPAVGADAISKTAAGVLMTVFFFVGAWTIGRRVVDTLGRELVRDPGVFTLEASIGVLFFIGAALFVGNFFGVPASTSMTAVGSIAGLGLAAGELDVAVMGEIAIWWIVSPFIGFWVSLIIGRYFYSWLNRRLAMARSEGPLYRLDRSRRVPIPVPTETTNRRELGGVAMVIVIGCLMAFSSGTSNIANAVAPLVGSGELAMNPAIVIGCAAVGIGTVTIARRTLETMGNDLTELPLTAAIVTATVSASLVIFLSVIGIPASFVIIATMCIIGLGWGRATRPITVTDAVRGEGSVPISVDALTADEAGEALPPIGDEDPERVPSASDLFDPATTARVVLMQNVVPVIATAGAYATFRFVPFFGL; from the coding sequence ATGGTGTCCGCGTTGCTTCTTGTCGGAATTCTCGTCGCTGTTTTCGTGGGGTACAACGTCGGCGGTGCGACGACCGGCCCCGCGTTCGGCCCGGCCGTCGGTGCCGATGCGATCTCGAAGACTGCGGCCGGCGTGTTGATGACGGTGTTTTTCTTCGTCGGGGCGTGGACGATCGGTCGCCGCGTCGTCGATACCCTCGGCCGTGAACTCGTCCGGGATCCCGGCGTCTTCACGCTCGAGGCGAGTATCGGCGTCCTCTTCTTTATCGGCGCTGCGTTGTTCGTAGGCAATTTCTTCGGCGTCCCCGCGTCGACGTCGATGACTGCCGTCGGTTCGATCGCGGGACTCGGACTCGCCGCCGGCGAACTCGACGTAGCGGTCATGGGCGAGATCGCCATCTGGTGGATCGTCTCTCCGTTTATCGGCTTCTGGGTCTCGCTGATCATCGGCCGCTACTTCTACTCGTGGCTCAACCGACGGCTCGCGATGGCGCGCAGTGAGGGCCCCCTCTACCGGCTCGATCGGTCCCGTCGCGTTCCGATTCCGGTGCCGACCGAGACCACGAACCGGCGCGAACTGGGGGGCGTGGCGATGGTGATCGTCATCGGCTGTCTGATGGCCTTCTCCTCCGGGACCTCGAACATCGCGAACGCGGTCGCCCCGCTCGTCGGCAGCGGCGAACTCGCGATGAATCCCGCGATCGTCATCGGCTGTGCCGCGGTCGGGATCGGCACGGTCACGATCGCGCGGCGCACCCTCGAGACGATGGGGAACGATCTCACGGAACTGCCGTTGACGGCGGCGATCGTCACCGCGACGGTGAGCGCCTCGCTCGTGATCTTCCTCTCCGTCATCGGCATTCCCGCGAGTTTCGTCATCATCGCGACGATGTGTATCATCGGTCTCGGCTGGGGACGGGCGACGCGTCCGATAACGGTGACCGACGCCGTCCGGGGCGAAGGGTCGGTCCCGATCTCCGTCGACGCCCTGACCGCCGACGAGGCGGGCGAAGCGCTGCCGCCGATCGGCGACGAGGACCCCGAACGGGTTCCCAGCGCGTCCGACCTCTTCGATCCGGCGACGACGGCCCGCGTGGTCCTCATGCAGAACGTCGTCCCGGTCATCGCGACGGCCGGCGCGTACGCCACGTTTCGGTTCGTTCCGTTCTTCGGACTCTGA
- a CDS encoding helix-turn-helix transcriptional regulator — MDLRALHTRQLFAAVLFLASTIVLAIQLINPSPVMVTVGENGTEVAELGGYFEYADVAVIAVAACSLGASGTYILLGDGGADSGTARRRPNGDEEQAGPAPAETKADGEPSDELLEARRREWEETAERLANNEREIYETLLEADGVLPQSEIVERTDLSKATVSRGLDGLETKNLVERKRRGMGNTVLLL, encoded by the coding sequence ATGGACCTGCGGGCCCTCCACACCAGACAGCTCTTCGCGGCGGTCCTCTTTCTCGCGTCGACGATCGTACTGGCGATCCAACTGATCAACCCGTCGCCGGTCATGGTCACGGTCGGCGAAAACGGGACCGAAGTCGCCGAACTGGGCGGCTACTTCGAATACGCCGACGTCGCAGTGATCGCGGTCGCGGCGTGTTCGCTCGGCGCGAGCGGCACGTACATCCTCCTCGGAGACGGAGGCGCGGACTCCGGCACGGCGCGGCGACGGCCGAACGGCGACGAGGAACAGGCGGGACCGGCTCCCGCCGAAACGAAAGCCGACGGCGAACCGAGCGACGAACTCCTCGAGGCCCGCCGCCGGGAGTGGGAGGAGACGGCCGAGCGACTCGCGAACAACGAGCGCGAGATCTACGAGACGCTGCTCGAGGCCGACGGCGTGTTGCCCCAGAGCGAGATCGTCGAGCGGACCGACCTGTCGAAAGCGACCGTCAGTCGGGGATTGGACGGCCTCGAGACCAAGAACCTCGTCGAGCGGAAGCGACGCGGGATGGGGAACACGGTCCTGCTGTTGTAG
- a CDS encoding carboxylate--amine ligase, producing the protein MDPAPPARPNGTDGDAVVLSASPVPSSDACVRSLANAGVTTIVASETPTAKTVCSKYCDEAVLVPDPETAIDEYANALRSLARREDVRTIIPLREEDAYVLSKHRAAFADHVATPWPSLEVLEGVHDRLRLRDAADAAGVPVPRTVPVGDVGTVESRSIVKSRYNLVVDEYVDAETAGAAVRNKTVEHLEPGEAPDRARLREAFGHEPIVQEFVPIAEEYMVGALYDHGEPVATFQHEQIRGSSYVGGGGVYRESTFDPELEDVARRLLEELDWHGLACIEYMRHPETGEFYLTEINPRMWTSLSANVQMGADFPRYYWQLATGREDEIDPDYEHGVGCHYLKGELNYLLSLYRDESPLVDRPGLLRSIGEIAASCYRQPRFDVLSRDDPLPFVQDGLVELDELVPADVGVAEWGRRLCGAEPPVDWRESGSPRRPRSEPP; encoded by the coding sequence ATGGATCCTGCCCCACCCGCACGTCCGAACGGTACCGACGGGGATGCGGTCGTCCTCTCCGCGTCCCCGGTCCCGAGTTCCGACGCCTGCGTTCGATCGCTGGCGAACGCCGGCGTCACCACGATCGTCGCCTCGGAGACGCCGACGGCCAAGACCGTCTGTTCGAAATACTGCGACGAGGCCGTGCTGGTTCCGGACCCCGAGACGGCGATCGACGAGTACGCGAACGCGCTGCGGTCGCTCGCGCGCCGGGAGGACGTGCGAACGATCATCCCGCTTCGCGAGGAGGACGCGTACGTCCTCTCGAAACACCGGGCGGCGTTCGCCGATCACGTCGCGACGCCCTGGCCGTCCCTCGAGGTCCTCGAGGGCGTTCACGACCGACTCCGCCTGCGTGACGCCGCGGACGCGGCGGGCGTCCCGGTCCCGCGAACCGTCCCGGTCGGCGATGTCGGAACGGTCGAGTCGCGCTCGATCGTCAAATCGCGGTACAATCTGGTGGTCGACGAGTACGTCGACGCCGAGACGGCCGGCGCGGCGGTCCGGAACAAGACGGTCGAACACCTCGAGCCCGGGGAGGCGCCCGACCGCGCGCGCCTCCGGGAGGCGTTCGGCCACGAGCCGATCGTCCAGGAGTTCGTCCCGATCGCTGAGGAGTACATGGTCGGTGCCCTCTACGATCACGGCGAGCCCGTCGCGACGTTTCAACACGAACAGATCCGAGGGAGCTCCTACGTCGGCGGGGGCGGGGTCTACCGCGAGTCCACCTTCGACCCGGAACTCGAGGACGTCGCGCGTCGGTTGCTCGAGGAACTCGACTGGCACGGGCTCGCCTGTATCGAGTACATGCGCCACCCCGAGACGGGGGAGTTCTACCTCACGGAGATCAACCCCCGGATGTGGACCTCGCTGTCCGCGAACGTCCAGATGGGGGCCGATTTCCCGCGGTACTATTGGCAGCTCGCGACCGGTCGCGAGGACGAGATCGATCCCGACTACGAGCACGGCGTCGGCTGTCACTACCTGAAGGGGGAACTGAACTACTTGCTAAGTCTCTATCGCGACGAATCGCCCCTCGTCGATCGACCGGGGCTGCTCCGATCGATCGGGGAGATAGCGGCCTCTTGCTACCGGCAGCCGAGGTTCGACGTCTTGAGCCGGGACGATCCGCTGCCGTTCGTTCAGGACGGACTCGTCGAACTCGACGAGCTGGTGCCCGCCGACGTCGGGGTGGCCGAGTGGGGCCGTCGGCTGTGCGGAGCCGAGCCGCCGGTCGACTGGCGCGAGTCCGGGTCGCCCCGACGACCGCGGAGCGAGCCGCCGTGA
- the fer gene encoding ferredoxin Fer: protein MPTVEYLNYEVLDDHGWDMDDDDLFDEAADAGLDDEDYGSLDVAEGEYILEAAEAQGYDWPFSCRAGACANCAAIVKEGEIDMDMQQILSDEEVEEKNVRLTCIGSAETDEVKIVYNAKHLDYLQNRVI, encoded by the coding sequence ATGCCCACGGTAGAATACCTCAACTACGAAGTACTGGACGACCACGGCTGGGACATGGACGACGACGACCTCTTCGATGAGGCCGCAGACGCGGGCCTCGACGACGAGGACTACGGGTCGCTCGATGTCGCCGAGGGCGAATACATCCTCGAGGCGGCCGAGGCTCAGGGCTACGACTGGCCCTTCTCGTGTCGCGCAGGTGCCTGTGCGAACTGCGCGGCGATCGTCAAGGAAGGCGAGATCGACATGGACATGCAGCAGATTCTCTCCGACGAGGAAGTCGAAGAGAAGAACGTCCGCCTGACCTGTATCGGCTCGGCCGAGACCGACGAGGTCAAGATCGTCTACAACGCAAAGCACCTCGACTACCTGCAGAACCGCGTCATTTAA
- a CDS encoding universal stress protein, whose amino-acid sequence MVSRVLVPMEDSEMSERALEYALEVFPDAEITVLHVVGEPSQMWGYATGLALADDLEEAAEERAENVFDRAREIVADAGGDATLETVIAFGHPARAIINRTDDYETVVIGTHSGSVSDRIFVGNVAEKVFRRSSVPVVVVR is encoded by the coding sequence ATGGTTTCACGCGTTCTGGTTCCGATGGAGGACTCGGAAATGAGCGAACGCGCCCTCGAGTACGCCCTCGAGGTCTTTCCGGACGCCGAGATAACCGTCTTACACGTCGTCGGCGAACCGTCCCAGATGTGGGGGTACGCGACGGGACTCGCGCTCGCCGACGATCTCGAGGAGGCGGCGGAGGAACGCGCCGAAAACGTGTTCGATCGCGCACGCGAGATCGTCGCGGACGCCGGCGGCGACGCAACACTCGAGACCGTGATCGCATTCGGCCATCCCGCTCGTGCAATCATCAATCGGACCGACGACTACGAGACGGTCGTCATCGGCACTCACAGCGGGTCCGTTTCGGACCGCATCTTCGTCGGTAACGTCGCCGAGAAGGTATTCCGGCGGTCTTCGGTTCCCGTCGTGGTCGTCCGGTAA
- a CDS encoding HIT family protein — protein sequence MSTIFSQIVEGEIPARIVYEDETTIAFLDANPLAPGHTLVIPKDEYERLNDVPDDVAADLYDTVHRMVPVVEDAVDADATTVAFNNGEEAGQEVPHVHCHIVPRFEGDGGGPIHAVAGERPDLSEDELDDIADDIESRA from the coding sequence ATGAGTACGATCTTCAGCCAGATCGTGGAGGGTGAGATCCCCGCGCGGATCGTGTACGAAGACGAGACGACGATCGCCTTCCTGGACGCCAACCCGCTCGCGCCGGGCCACACGCTCGTCATCCCCAAAGACGAGTACGAGCGGCTGAACGACGTCCCCGACGACGTCGCCGCGGACCTCTACGACACCGTCCACCGCATGGTTCCCGTCGTCGAGGACGCGGTCGACGCCGACGCGACCACCGTCGCGTTCAACAACGGCGAGGAAGCCGGCCAGGAAGTGCCTCACGTCCACTGTCACATCGTCCCCCGGTTCGAGGGCGACGGCGGCGGCCCCATCCACGCCGTCGCGGGCGAGCGGCCCGACCTCTCCGAGGACGAACTCGACGACATCGCCGACGACATCGAATCTCGAGCCTGA